The Trachemys scripta elegans isolate TJP31775 chromosome 21, CAS_Tse_1.0, whole genome shotgun sequence genome has a segment encoding these proteins:
- the TMPRSS4 gene encoding transmembrane protease serine 4 — MDTDSEWPLNRRGPPPARKPPTVTQNFKRFGIPLIATILSMATIIAIAFLIKATLEHYYFLCSKTIKFIPLQQQCNGQEDCSWGEDEEKCVQQVPEGPPVGVRIAKDRSTLQVLNKETGAWFWACHDNFHMALAKAACKQMGYSSVPTFSAVDLADTQGLPLREVTVNNGVLRGQDSGRQCLSGSIVSLACGTCGESVKSPRVVGGGQARIHAWPWQVSLQHKTQHLCGGSIIDPRWILTAAHCFR, encoded by the exons ATG GACACAGATTCTGAGTGGCCCCTGAACAGGAGAG GTCCTCCTCCAGCACGCAAACCCCCAACCGTGACACAAAACTTCAAGCGATTTGGCATCCCACTCATTGCCACCATCCTGAGCATGGCCACCATCATTGCAATTGCCTTCCTAA TCAAGGCAACTCTGGAACACTACTACTTCCTCTGCAGCAAGACAATCAAGTTcatccccctgcagcagcagtgtaATGGGCAGGAAGATTGCTCCTGGGGAGAGGACgaggagaagtgtgtgcagcAGGTCCCAGAAGGCCCACCCGTGGGAG TTCGCATTGCCAAAGACAGATCCACCTTGCAGGTGCTAAACAAAGAGACTGGAGCCTGGTTCTGGGCATGTCACGATAACTTTCATATGGCCCTGGCAAAAGCAGCTTGCAAGCAAATGGGCTACAGCAG CGTCCCCACGTTCAGCGCTGTGGACCTTGCAGACACACAGGGCCTGCCCCTCAGGGAGGTCACGGTGAACAATGGGGTCCTCCGAGGGCAAGACTCTGGCAG GCAGTGCCTCTCTGGATCCATCGTTTCACTCGCATGTGGCA CCTGCGGAGAAAGCGTGAAGTCTCCACGTGTGGTtggtgggggccaggccaggaTCCACGCTTGGCCATGGCAGGTCAGTTTACAGCACAAAACCCAGCACCTCTGTGGGGGCAGCATCATTGACCCGAGGTGGATTCTCACAGCAGCACATTGCTTCAGGTGA